A single Saccharomyces paradoxus chromosome II, complete sequence DNA region contains:
- the TEL1 gene encoding DNA-binding protein kinase TEL1 (Protein kinase primarily involved in telomere length regulation~similar to YBL088C) produces MEDHGIVETLNLLSSTKIKERNSALDELTTVLKENPERIPTKALPTTADALVELLASEHTKYCELLRNLTRLTTNKLSLSENRLSTISYVLRLFVEKSCGRFKVKTLKLLLAVIPELMVKEGSKSLLDAVSVHLSFALDALIKSDPFKLKFMVHQWTSLVDKICEYFQNQMRISMVNKTLTNFVSILLNLLALDTVGIYQVARIITWTVIDFLKLSKKENGNTRLIMSLINQLILKCHCLSVIDTLMLIKEAWSYNLTIGCTSNELVQDQLSLFDVISSELMNHKLPYMIGQEKYAEEFCSESLVSLYREYILLRLSNYKPQLFTLDCIEFSYTQSSRDENTWFVLHDFRLRDREGASVWLNVFGITKSLLTYFALYNKSENNSLLFKKRKCDSDIPSILRISDDMDTFLIHLLEESRLHEFELLGLQLCSFYGTLKDVTKNFTSQLKELLFSKFEKIQCFNWVCFSFIPLLSQEKCELSNDDMTRLFKVCLPLVKSKESCQISCVLLANSIKFSKQLLFDEKTINQIHDFYELSDILGPISITNESFMLWGYLQHFGKDFQSMNGMSSADRIFEWLKSKWNQLHGTDDKQDQFCNFISWLGNKYDPENPFNDKKRRRTNPVPPCWNESYMIWHHFQEQRKFLLCVKPEGKSKCFSTPFFNLPKVPLNLTRYNETLYRLLENIESDTLSSPLQKFTWAAKLIQIIDNLCGDSTFFEFITAYKRTVSLTIPQLSLDNQNSYESFFEDVLSIHTTNVDHVVLDKINMKKIVNDFIKIQKKKSQGGTSAVNYFEASSEEIAQNNSPYTIGGRFQELQHSAMDKAVQAYLWASKNKSISERLIAILEFSDCITTDVFISYLGTVCQWLKQTIADTSSYNKILEEFTEVLGEKLLCNHYSSSNQAMLLLTSYIEAIRPQWLCYPGQPLNSDCNDILDWIISRFEDNSFTGVAPTVNLSKLLLSLLQHHDLSQGTVRGGKQRVFATFIKCLQKLDSSSIISILNIISNYMAQVSYKNQSIIFSEIKGLFGPPQQSLEKSASYSLTMSMLSLVSYPSLVFSLEDMMTYSSFNHTRAFIRQALNKIIVALRHKNLMELFEYCKFDLIMYWFNRTKVPSAKLEKEWDISLFGFTNIHEFLGRYFVEISAIYFSQGFNQKWILDILHTITGNDDAYLVDNSYYLCIPLAFISGGVNELIFDILPQISGKPTVKYHRKYRLLMLKWIIRFIDLGSLTELRSIVEKLFPTSYLSQYLFENSSVSMRYQYPLHIPLALGASLLQTQFAREKNSTQEFKLLFLSVITDLEKTSTYMGKLRCARELKFLFVLYENVLVKSSTLNFIIIRLSKFLIDTHIHDEIITIFSSLLNLANKKMFKIEASLPNLFCKIFIYLREYKQLSPSFQQAIKLLERWDLVKIKTWKYCLDAIFGHVIQNDIYENTELLDASNCNIDNVVLVSLLFSYAKKPVASKIDCFLSNAAAINILKHHVPKEYLSKNFKLWFATLSRSISREEIEIESTSNFNNELHLKNFEMVFHHPGLPHMIYRRISIFNKQAELDNSTEVFFLSECILTYLVGYSMENSETEFGFTEKLLDENKDKVVPLDKDVLNAIRPLANNFGMESFICDSYLSVNEPYDCWIGKFARGLIHQISFNIPPIICLYPLCKASITFCELVLNDLFFLSMTYDPKSCLRWSSQIFTQIATLLNVRDSEIKLKLLFGVIKMIRMGSRYKERNCLRTYSSLNLEEICQISIKIEEFKFSYLLFEEMNMPKTREMNINTLQKIYESINDGDFIAGLPVPHSIEGVLNSINRIESDTWKRFLFNNANFDANYTTSLEEEKEPLIKATEDSGFYGLTSLLESRLSGSSDVYKWNLELGNWKLLTPKIIDSKAKGLYYAIKNLPQDVSYAEKCLEKSLLTIFDSRQHFTSQNEWMDTLNAIIEFIKIASSSQNICSFPQTLMSIIKADKERLNTIDFYDHKATLKGRHTLMNVLSKNSLEENAECSKCLHLGSIIQLANYIQLAIANGASQDALRNATLMSNMVKNTAKLYEDPSVLSQIEKLASYMSANALWESQEYKAPVMIMRDLVARNEKNTSEGTLYGDFELLLDVPMDQIKARLVKWSSESRLESAAAIYEENIVNWDINVDDHESCSDVFYTLGSFLDEQAQKLRSNGEIEDREHRSHTGKATLKALELIYKNTKLPENERKDAKRHYNRVMLQYNRDSEILKALLLQKEKFLWHALHFYLNTLVFSNRYDNDIIDKFCGLWFENDDNSKINQLLYKEIGTIPSWKFLPWVNQIASKISMEENEFQKPLQLTMKRLLYKLPYDSLYSVMSILLYEKQSNKDTSISQKIQAVKKILLELQGYDKGAFAKKYVLPVQEFCEMSVELANLKFVQNTKKLHLANLKIGQYWLNQLSMEKLPLPMSDFTVKSSADGRKARPYIVSVNETVSITTTGLSLPKIITFNISDGTTQRVLMKGSNDDLRQDAIMEQVFRQVNKVLQNDKVLRNLDLGIRTYKVVPLGPKAGIIEFVANSTSLHQILSNLHKNDKITFDQARKAMKAVQTKSNKERLKTYLKITDEIKPQLRNFFFDSFPDPLDWFEAKKKYTKGVAASSIVGYILGLGDRHLNNILLDCSTGEPIHIDLGIAFDQGKLLPIPELVPFRLTRDIVDGFGVTGVDGLFRRSCERVYAVLRKDYVKVMCVLNILKWDPLYSWVMSPVKKYEHLFEGEHETTNFDNVSKFIGHNDRNENQESYRALKGVEEKLMGNGLSVESSVQDLIQQATDPSNLSVIYMGWSPFY; encoded by the coding sequence ATGGAGGACCATGGAATCGTAGAaactttgaatttgttaTCGTCaacaaaaatcaaagagaGAAACAGTGCTTTAGATGAGTTAACAACAGttctaaaagaaaatccgGAGAGAATACCAACCAAGGCCCTACCTACAACAGCAGATGCTTTGGTAGAGTTACTTGCATCTGAACACACAAAATATTGTGAACTTCTCCGAAACTTGACAAGGTTAACAACAAATAAGTTGTCACTTAGTGAGAACAGACTCTCTACGATATCATACGTTTTAAGATTATTTGTAGAAAAGTCGTGTGGAAGATTTAAAGTGAAAACGTTAAAGTTACTTTTAGCAGTAATACCTGAACTTATGGTCAAAGAGGGGTCCAAAAGTTTATTGGATGCAGTTTCAGTACATTTGTCGTTCGCCCTAGATGCCTTAATTAAAAGTGACCCTTTCAAACTTAAGTTCATGGTGCACCAGTGGACATCCTTAGTCGACAAAATTTGTGAGTACTTTCAAAACCAAATGAGAATATCCATGGTAAACAAAACATTGACCAATTTTGTATCAATCCTCCTGAACTTATTGGCATTAGACACAGTTGGTATATATCAAGTTGCAAGGATAATTACTTGGACCGTGATAGATTTTCTGAAGCTCagtaaaaaagaaaatggaaatacGAGATTAATAATGTCATTAATCAATcaattgattttgaagTGCCATTGTTTGAGCGTTATTGATACACTAATGCTTATAAAGGAAGCATGGAGTTACAACCTCACGATTGGCTGCACTTCCAATGAACTAGTACAGGATCAATTATCACTGTTTGACGTTATATCAAGTGAACTAATGAACCATAAGCTTCCATATATGATAggtcaagaaaaatatgctGAAGAGTTTTGCTCGGAATCTCTCGTGTCACTGTACCGTGAATACATTCTACTACGTTTAAGTAATTACAAGCCTCAATTGTTCACATTAGATTGTATCGAATTCTCATATACTCAAAGTTCAAGAGATGAAAATACATGGTTTGTATTACATGATTTTAGGCTTAGGGATAGAGAAGGCGCATCAGTATGGCTAAACGTATTCGGGATTACGAAATCATTATTAACATATTTTGCATTGTACAACAAAAGTGAAAATAACTCATtactattcaaaaaaagaaaatgcgATTCGGATATACCTTCTATCCTGCGAATTTCTGATGATATGGACACTTTTCTTATCCATCTTTTAGAGGAAAGTAGGTTACACGAGTTTGAATTGCTGGGATTACAATTATGCTCATTTTATGGAACGCTAAAAGACGTTACTAAAAATTTCACAAGCCAATTAAAAGAACTtctgttttcaaaattcgaaaaaatacaatgtTTTAATTGGGTTTGCTTTTCATTCATTCCTTTGTTatctcaagaaaaatgcGAATTAAGCAATGACGACATGACGCGCCTATTTAAAGTTTGCTTACCATTAgtgaaatcaaaagaatCTTGCCAAATAAGTTGTGTTTTATTAGCCAACTCCATAAAGTTTTCGAAGCAGCTTTTATTCGATGAGAAAACTATCAATCAAATACACGATTTTTACGAGTTATCTGATATTTTGGGTCCCATATCGATTACTAATGAATCATTCATGTTATGGGGGTACCTTCAGCATTTTGGTAAAGATTTTCAATCTATGAATGGTATGTCATCCGCGGATAGAATTTTTGAGTGGCTGAAATCAAAGTGGAACCAATTGCACGGAACTGATGATAAGCAGGACCAATTCTGCAATTTTATATCTTGGTTAGGTAACAAATATGATCCAGAGAATCCATTTAATGACAAAAAACGCAGGAGAACGAATCCTGTTCCACcatgttggaatgaaagCTATATGATCTGGCACCATTTCCAAGAGCAGCGGAAGTTTCTTCTATGTGTAAAACCGGAAGGAAAGTCGAAATGTTTCAGCACtccctttttcaatttacCAAAAGTTCCCTTAAACCTTACACGATACAACGAAACTCTTTACAGGttattggaaaatattgaaagtGACACATTGTCATCACCTTTACAAAAATTCACTTGGGCAGCAAAACTAATACAAATCATTGATAATCTTTGTGGAGATTCCactttttttgagtttATTACGGCATATAAGAGAACAGTCTCACTAACTATTCCGCAACTTAGTCTCGATAACCAAAACTCCTACGAATCATTCTTTGAGGACGTTTTATCAATACATACCACAAATGTAGACCATGTGGTGCTTGACAAGATtaacatgaaaaaaatcgtcaatgattttatcaagatacagaaaaagaaatctcaAGGAGGAACTTCTGCCGTCAATTACTTTGAAGCCTCTTCAGAAGAGATTGCTCAGAATAATAGTCCGTACACAATTGGAGGTAGGTTCCAGGAGCTTCAGCACTCGGCGATGGATAAGGCAGTGCAAGCCTACCTATGggcttcaaaaaataaaagcatCTCAGAGCGTTTGATAGCTATATTGGAGTTTTCCGATTGTATTACTACAGATGTATTTATATCTTATCTTGGTACTGTTTGCCAGTGGTTAAAACAAACAATCGCTGACACATCCTCCTACAACAAAATTCTGGAAGAATTTACAGAAGTTTTGGGCGAAAAGTTGCTTTGCAATCACTACAGCTCTTCCAATCAGGCTATGCTTTTACTCACATCTTATATAGAAGCAATAAGACCGCAATGGTTATGTTATCCTGGCCAGCCCCTGAATTCTGACTGTAATGATATCCTCGACTGGATAATATCAAGATTTGAAGACAATTCTTTCACTGGTGTGGCTCCTACGGTTAACCTTTCTAAGCTGCTGCTTAGTCTACTTCAACATCATGATCTTTCCCAAGGAACAGTCAGAGGCGGGAAGCAGAGGGTTTTTGCGACGTTCATCAAGTGCCTACAAAAGCTGGACTCGTCCAGTATTATTAGCATACTTAACattatttcaaattataTGGCTCAAGTGAGCTACAAGAACCAAAGTATCATATTTTCTGAAATCAAGGGCTTATTTGGCCCGCCTCAGCAGAGTCTTGAAAAATCTGCTTCTTACTCACTTACAATGTCCATGTTGTCTCTGGTGTCCTACCCAAGTctagttttttctttggaagaTATGATGACATACTCGAGCTTTAATCATACCCGTGCGTTTATCAGACAAGCTCTAAACAAAATTATAGTCGCTTTACGCCATAAAAACCTTATGGAACTCTTCGAATACTGTAAATTTGATTTGATCATGTACTGGTTTAACAGAACAAAGGTCCCTAGTGCtaaattagaaaaagaatgggATATATCTCTTTTTGGATTTACTAACATTCATGAATTTCTAGGAAGATATTTTGTGGAAATTTCTgctatttatttttcccaAGGTTTCAACCAAAAATGGATTTTAGACATATTACACACAATTACTGGAAATGATGACGCTTACCTGGTGGACAATAGCTATTACTTATGTATTCCACTTGCCTTTATCAGCGGCGGTGTGAATGAACTAATATTTGACATATTGCCCCAAATATCAGGTAAACCAACGGTAAAATACCACCGAAAATATCGCTTACTGATGTTAAAGTGGATCATAAGATTTATTGATTTGGGCTCTCTTACGGAACTTAGGTCGATTGTTGAAAAGCTATTCCCAACTTCATACCTTTCCcaatatttatttgaaaattctAGTGTTTCTATGAGGTACCAATACCCACTCCATATACCCTTAGCTTTGGGGGCAAGCTTACTTCAGACACAGTTTGCTCGCGAGAAAAATAGCACCCAAGAATTCAAGCTTTTATTTCTGTCAGTTATTACAGACCTTGAAAAGACATCCACTTACATGGGAAAACTGCGATGTGCAAGGGAGTTgaaattcctttttgtGTTATATGAGAATGTACTTGTAAAGTCATCAACCCTAAACTTTATCATAATTCGgctttcaaaattcttgatAGATACACATATTCATGATGAAATAATAACCATTTTTAGCTCGTTGTTAAATCTGGCTAACAAAAAGATGTTTAAAATAGAAGCATCTTTACCCAACTTATTttgcaaaatatttatttatttgagGGAATATAAACAGCTCAGTCCGTCTTTTCAGCAGGCTATTAAGCTATTAGAGCGTTGGGATCTcgtcaaaataaaaacttgGAAATATTGCCTTGACGCGATATTCGGACATGTAATCCAAAATGATATTTATGAAAATACGGAACTTTTGGACGCTAGTAATTGTAATATAGACAATGTTGTATTGGTTTCTTTACTCTTTTCATACGCTAAGAAACCAGTagcttcaaaaattgattgTTTCCTCTCTAATGCAGCTGCAATTAACATTTTGAAACATCATGTTCCAAAGGAATATCTAAGCAAAAACTTCAAGTTATGGTTTGCTACTCTTTCAAGAAGCATTTCACgggaagaaattgaaatagAGAGTACCTCAAACTTTAACAATGAACttcatttgaaaaactttgaaatGGTGTTTCACCACCCTGGGCTACCGCATATGATATACCGACGTATTTCAATCTTCAACAAGCAAGCTGAGTTAGATAATTCTACCGAagtgttttttctttctgaGTGCATTCTAACATACTTAGTGGGGTACTCAATGGAAAATAGCGAGACTGAATTTGGCTTTACGGAGAAGTTATTGGATGAGAACAAAGATAAAGTTGTTCCATTGGATAAGGATGTGCTAAATGCCATACGCCCGTTGGCAAACAATTTTGGAATGGAGTCATTCATATGTGATAGTTATTTGTCAGTAAACGAGCCGTACGACTGCTGGATAGGCAAATTCGCCCGTGGCTTGATCCATCAAATATCATTTAATATACCGCCTATTATTTGCTTGTATCCTTTATGCAAAGCATCGATAACGTTTTGTGAATTAGTACTTAATGActtatttttcctttcaatGACTTACGATCCAAAGAGTTGTTTGAGGTGGAGCAGTCAAATCTTTACCCAAATAGCAACGTTGCTAAATGTTAGAGATTCTGAGATAAAGCTGAAACTGCTTTTCGGTGTAATCAAAATGATTAGGATGGGTTCAAGATACAAGGAACGAAACTGTTTGCGCACGTATTCTAGCTTAAatttagaagaaatttgcCAGATCTCTATTAAAATAGAAGAGTTCAAGTTTAGCTATTTATTGTTCGAGGAAATGAACATGCCAAAAACTAGAGAAATGAATATAAATAcgcttcaaaaaatttacgAATCCATAAATGATGGCGATTTTATAGCAGGTTTACCTGTTCCACACTCAATAGAGGGCGTTTTGAACTCTATCAATAGAATTGAATCAGATACATGGAAgcgttttcttttcaacaatgcCAATTTTGATGCTAATTACACCACTTcacttgaagaagaaaaagaaccaTTAATCAAGGCCACTGAAGATAGCGGTTTTTACGGCTTGACCAGCTTATTGGAAAGTAGACTTTCAGGATCCAGTGATGTTTACAAGTGGAATTTAGAACTGGGAAACTGGAAATTACTGACCCCAAAAATTATTGACTCCAAGGCGAAAGGATTATACTATGCTATAAAGAATTTACCGCAAGACGTTAGTTATGCTGAAAAATGTTTAGAGAAATCTTTACTAacaatttttgattctaGACAACATTTTACTAGCCAAAATGAATGGATGGATACTTTGAATGCAATTATTgaatttataaaaataGCATCAAGCTCTCAGAATATTTGTTCTTTCCCGCAAACATTAATGTCTATTATAAAGGCTGATAAGGAGAGACTGAATACTATAGACTTCTATGATCACAAAGCAACGTTAAAAGGTAGGCACACTTTAATGAATGTGCTCTCGAAGAATTCACTAGAGGAAAACGCGGAATGCTCAAAATGTTTACACCTCGGATCTATTATTCAGCTTGCTAATTACATCCAGTTAGCAATTGCCAATGGTGCGTCTCAAGACGCGCTACGAAACGCGACTCTAATGAGCAATATGGTTAAGAATACCGCAAAGTTATATGAAGATCCCTCTGTATTATCCCAAATTGAGAAATTAGCAAGTTACATGTCTGCCAATGCCCTTTGGGAGTCTCAAGAGTACAAGGCACCTGTAATGATAATGAGAGATCTAGTAGCTCGAAATGAGAAGAATACTAGCGAAGGTACACTCTACGGCGATTTTGAGTTACTTCTTGATGTGCCCATGGACCAAATCAAAGCTCGGTTGGTTAAATGGAGCTCGGAATCAAGGCTTGAATCAGCTGCAGCTATATATGAGGAAAACATTGTTAATTGGGATATAAATGTCGATGACCATGAATCATGTTCTGATGTTTTTTACACACTCGGAAGTTTTCTTGATGAACAGGCGCAAAAGTTACGATCGAATGGAGAAATCGAAGATAGAGAACACAGGTCACATACTGGAAAAGCTACCTTGAAAGCTTTGGAGctaatatataaaaacaCAAAATTaccagaaaatgaaagaaaagacgCAAAAAGGCACTACAATCGTGTTATGCTACAATATAATAGAGATTCAGAAATACTAAAAGCActgcttcttcaaaaagaaaagttccTATGGCATGCGCTTCACTTCTATCTCAACACCTTAGTTTTCAGCAATAGATATGATAATGacattattgataaattttgtGGGTTGTGGTTCGAGAATGATGACAATAGTAAGATCAATCAATTGCtatataaagaaattggGACAATACCGAGCTGGAAGTTTTTACCCTGGGTCAATCAGATTGCGTCAAAAATATCTATGGAGGAGAACGAATTTCAGAAGCCATTGCAACTAACTATGAAACGGCTCCTTTACAAACTACCATATGATTCTCTTTATTCAGTGATGAGCATACTGCTATATGAAAAGCAATCCAATAAGGATACGAGCATATCGCAAAAAATTCAAGCTGTCAAAAAGATTCTTCTAGAATTACAAGGATATGACAAAGGCGCTTTTGCGAAAAAGTATGTACTTCCTGTGCAAGAGTTCTGTGAGATGTCTGTAGAGTTAGCTAATCTTAAGTTTGTACAAAACACCAAGAAGTTGCATTTAGCTAATTTGAAGATTGGTCAATATTGGCTGAATCAGCTAAGCATGGAGAAGCTTCCCCTGCCGATGAGTGATTTTACAGTCAAAAGTTCCGCTGATGGAAGAAAAGCCCGCCCTTATATTGTATCCGTTAATGAAACAGTAAGCATCACAACTACGGGATTGtctcttccaaaaataatCACCTTCAACATCTCAGATGGTACCACGCAGAGGGTGTTGATGAAAGGTAGCAATGATGATTTAAGACAAGATGCAATTATGGAGCAAGTGTTTAGACAAGTTAATAAAGTCCTACAAAATGATAAAGTATTGAGAAATTTAGATTTGGGTATTAGAACATATAAAGTAGTTCCATTAGGACCGAAGGCGGGAATTATTGAATTCGTCGCAAATTCTACGTCACtacatcaaattttgagtAACCTACATAAAAACGATAAGATAACCTTCGATCAGGCAAGAAAAGCCATGAAAGCGGTGCAAACGAAATCAAATAAAGAGAGGCTGAAAACTTATTTAAAAATCACAGATGAAATAAAACCTCAAttaagaaacttttttttcgattcTTTTCCTGATCCACTCGATTGGTTTGAAGCTAAGAAGAAATACACAAAAGGTGTCGCAGCTAGCTCCATTGTTGGATACATATTAGGCCTCGGTGATAGGCACCTGAACAATATCTTACTTGATTGCTCAACAGGGGAACCCATTCATATAGATTTGGGAATTGCGTTTGATCAGGGGAAATTACTTCCCATTCCAGAGTTGGTCCCTTTCAGATTAACTAGGGATATTGTTGATGGATTTGGAGTCACAGGCGTTGATGGTTTATTCAGGCGAAGTTGTGAAAGAGTTTACGCAGtattaagaaaagattaCGTCAAGGTGATGTGTGTTTTGAATATCTTAAAATGGGATCCGCTTTATTCATGGGTAATGTCGCCAGTTAAAAAATACGAACACTTATTTGAAGGAGAACATGAAACtacaaattttgataacGTCAGTAAATTCATAGGTCACAACGACAGGAATGAAAACCAAGAGTCCTATAGAGCTCTTAAAGgtgttgaagaaaagctTATGGGTAATGGTTTAAGTGTAGAATCTAGCGTACAAGACTTAATTCAGCAAGCGACAGATCCATCAAATTTGAGCGTTATATATATGGGATGGTCACCTTTTTATTAA